The Paucidesulfovibrio gracilis DSM 16080 sequence CACCGAAACCGCAAGTTCGAGACGTACATCCGTGAGCGGGAGCGCTCCCTTCGCCTGCTGGAAGAGCGGCAAAAGGAAGCGGAAACCATCCGGCTGTACCTGGAACCCTACCTCGAAGAACTGGTCCAGCGGCTGACCCGGGCCGTTCAATCGGACCTGCCCTTTCTGCCCGTGGAGCGGAAACAACGCCTTGAAACACTGCGCGCCACCCTGGACACCCCCGAAACCGGCCTGGGAGAAAAATTGCGCCGCACGCTGGAAGCGTTGCTCGTGGAGGCACGGTACGGCAAGGACGTCGCGTCCGGGTCCGCCGTGGTCTCCACGGAACAAGGCGAATTGCAGGGCCGTTTTCTGCGCGTGGGCCGACTCGCCCAATACTTTCTGCGCCGGGACGGACAAGCCGCGCTGGCCCTTGGCCCGGACGGCTGGCATGCCCTGCCCGAGGAAACCATCCCCGCACTGACCCGCGCCCTGGACATGGCCGAACGGTCCACGGTTTCCTCGCCCCTGGCCCTTCCCGCTTCTCCCGCCGCAGAAGCGGGCGTGGAACCTGTCCGGGAAAACGGAGGCGCCTCATGAGCCGCCACACGATTTTCCCCCTCCCCTTTCGCACCGCGGCAATCCTCTTTTGCCTGGGTCTGCTCTGCCTGCAACCGGTAGCACGGGCCGCCGCCCAACCCGATCTTTCCTCCGAAGCCCGGGAACTCGATGCCCTGGCCCGGGAAATCCGCAACGACACGGACTCGGCCGAACAACAGCTTGCGGCCCGGCGGACCGCTCTGCGGGGCGAACTGGAGGCGTTGCGGCAAAAGGTGCGCCGTCAGGAACAGCAACTGCAGGAACGTCGGGAACGCTTTGCGGCCCTGGGGGAACAGGAGCGGACGGCGCGGCAGGCGCTGGCCGAACAAGAGCGGGATCTCGCGCAGATTGAGACCTCGGTTCTGAACGCGGCCCGTGATGCGGAAGCGCTGTTTCTCACCTCTCTGACCGCGGCCCTTGTCCCGGAGCGGCTCGGCACCTGTCGCAGTCTGCTGGACGGCGAAGGGTTTCCCCCGTTCACCGACATCCGCCGCCTTTGTGAATCATTGTTCGACCAAATCCGGGACACAGGCGCTGTGCAGGCTGAGACGGTTCCCGTACTGACCTCGGACGGAACGCGTCG is a genomic window containing:
- a CDS encoding DUF3450 domain-containing protein; translated protein: MPRRSSLPFPRLRRLLLVLPPLLLLAVFPSTSPAHDATLPEAAENLAAALEQASLDQQQARSWTEEQRALLEERREKTQYLLWLEHRNRKFETYIRERERSLRLLEERQKEAETIRLYLEPYLEELVQRLTRAVQSDLPFLPVERKQRLETLRATLDTPETGLGEKLRRTLEALLVEARYGKDVASGSAVVSTEQGELQGRFLRVGRLAQYFLRRDGQAALALGPDGWHALPEETIPALTRALDMAERSTVSSPLALPASPAAEAGVEPVRENGGAS